One window from the genome of Micromonospora aurantiaca ATCC 27029 encodes:
- a CDS encoding nitroreductase has translation MDLAAFHALEPLCWRAPSAHNTQPWRLRYERWAITVGWDPADALPAGDPTGRDLRLSLGAFVETCLIVAADAGLRLDWAADHDESDRRVGRLRPGRQPYRTPFRTADVWDRRTHRGRFTGGPDADVVAAVDAVARRAGGAVRAVPAAGRLRALLRTADRQVYADPAVVAELRRWLRLDRSGPRYRADGLSDRCLGLGRATATGLRAALAAYPALRPLGLPRLLAAAGGDPLAQGGGVLALVAPPGLDAAGQVEFGRVLMRMWLTLHTAGLAAHPLSQLVDVAATRDALGTLLDVAPERIVHVARVGRPVAPAPRSARRVERTGGGVLMRDAAVRVG, from the coding sequence ATGGACCTCGCCGCGTTCCACGCGCTGGAGCCGCTGTGCTGGCGGGCGCCGAGCGCACACAACACCCAGCCGTGGCGGCTGCGCTACGAGCGCTGGGCGATCACCGTCGGCTGGGATCCGGCCGACGCGCTTCCCGCGGGCGACCCGACCGGGCGCGACCTGCGGCTGTCGCTGGGCGCGTTCGTGGAGACCTGCCTGATCGTCGCCGCCGACGCGGGGCTGCGGCTGGACTGGGCCGCCGACCACGACGAGTCCGACCGGCGGGTGGGGCGGCTACGGCCGGGACGGCAGCCGTACCGGACGCCGTTCCGCACCGCCGACGTGTGGGACCGGCGCACCCACCGGGGCCGGTTCACCGGCGGCCCGGACGCCGACGTGGTCGCGGCCGTGGACGCGGTCGCCCGGCGGGCCGGTGGCGCGGTCCGTGCCGTGCCGGCGGCCGGGCGGCTGCGCGCGCTGCTGCGCACGGCCGACCGGCAGGTGTACGCCGACCCGGCGGTGGTCGCGGAGCTGCGCCGCTGGCTGCGCCTGGACCGGTCGGGCCCGCGCTACCGGGCGGACGGGCTCAGTGACAGGTGCCTCGGGCTGGGCCGGGCCACTGCCACCGGACTGCGGGCGGCGCTCGCGGCGTACCCGGCGTTGCGCCCGCTGGGGCTGCCCCGGCTGCTCGCCGCCGCGGGCGGTGACCCGCTGGCGCAGGGCGGCGGGGTGCTGGCGCTCGTCGCGCCGCCCGGTCTGGACGCGGCCGGGCAGGTCGAGTTCGGACGCGTGCTCATGCGGATGTGGCTGACGCTGCACACGGCCGGGCTGGCCGCGCATCCGCTCAGTCAGCTCGTCGACGTGGCCGCCACCCGGGACGCGCTCGGCACGCTGCTGGACGTGGCGCCGGAGCGGATCGTGCACGTGGCCCGGGTGGGCCGGCCGGTAGCGCCGGCGCCCCGCTCGGCGCGCCGGGTCGAGCGCACGGGTGGGGGAGTGCTGATGCGGGACGCCGCGGTCCGGGTGGGGTAG
- a CDS encoding LacI family DNA-binding transcriptional regulator has protein sequence MIEEGPRPHLRKPRRGDLPLATIAELAGVSPPTVSKVLNGRRGVGEQTRQRVEALLRDHGYRRRQTTGAALCVEVVFHRMLSSIAMQILRGVQEVAAAHDHTVGFTDVHRLVSAGLPWAEQLLVRQPTAVITAFALVTAEDGERFEADGIPLVAIDPTGDLFPTPAVGSNNWSGALAATRHLLELGHRRIGVITGPVRDLSARARLDGFHAALDYAGVPFDQSLEQRGVFTFEDGRDLGAQLLARPDPPTAVVCGDDLQAMGVYAAARDAGLRIPEDLSVVGFDDVEQAAWLAPPLTTVRQPFAEIGATAARLALTLADGRAPAQERYELGTTLVVRASTAPPSR, from the coding sequence GTGATCGAAGAAGGACCGCGGCCGCACCTGCGCAAGCCCCGGCGCGGTGACCTGCCCCTCGCGACGATCGCCGAACTCGCCGGGGTGTCCCCACCCACCGTCTCCAAGGTCCTCAACGGCCGGCGCGGGGTGGGCGAGCAGACCCGTCAGCGGGTGGAAGCCCTGCTCCGCGACCACGGCTACCGGCGACGGCAGACCACCGGCGCGGCCCTCTGCGTCGAGGTGGTCTTCCACCGGATGCTGTCCTCGATCGCCATGCAGATCCTGCGCGGCGTCCAGGAGGTCGCCGCCGCCCACGACCACACCGTCGGCTTCACCGACGTGCACCGGCTCGTGTCGGCCGGGCTGCCCTGGGCGGAGCAACTGCTGGTGCGGCAGCCGACCGCCGTCATCACGGCGTTCGCCCTGGTCACCGCCGAGGACGGCGAACGGTTCGAGGCCGACGGCATACCGCTGGTCGCCATCGACCCGACCGGCGACCTGTTCCCCACCCCCGCCGTCGGGTCCAACAACTGGAGCGGCGCGCTCGCCGCCACCCGGCACCTGCTCGAACTCGGCCATCGCCGGATCGGCGTGATCACCGGACCGGTCCGGGACCTGTCCGCGCGCGCCCGACTGGACGGGTTCCACGCCGCGCTGGACTACGCCGGTGTCCCGTTCGACCAGAGCCTCGAACAGCGGGGCGTGTTCACCTTCGAGGACGGCCGCGACCTCGGCGCTCAGCTGCTCGCCCGGCCCGACCCGCCGACCGCTGTCGTCTGCGGCGACGACCTGCAGGCGATGGGCGTCTACGCGGCGGCCCGGGACGCCGGTCTGCGGATACCGGAGGATCTCAGCGTGGTGGGCTTCGACGACGTCGAGCAGGCGGCCTGGCTCGCGCCACCGCTGACCACGGTGCGGCAGCCGTTCGCCGAGATCGGCGCCACGGCCGCCCGGCTCGCCCTGACCCTGGCCGACGGCCGCGCCCCGGCCCAGGAGCGGTACGAACTCGGCACCACTCTCGTGGTACGGGCCAGCACCGCGCCGCCGTCGCGATGA
- a CDS encoding glycoside hydrolase family 43 protein — translation MAISRRALIKAVAASGALTAASVTGLPGVAWAANTAYAMAYFTETPNFQGADYGLHLAVSRDGLNWTPLNQNNPVVTPTQGQMGLRDPFVFRKQDGRFVILATDLKGTNFGLNSQYLHVWDSTDLTALTGYRRIRMHTLPSSHTWAPTAFWDAGRGQYGIVYSCNSGGDVLMVNYTSDFVTVGPQQVFFSPGFGVLDGDVVVDGGTTYLYYKNLSTGLLHGARSSTGAPNSFTTYTSGLRQGNAIEAPLLVKNNDGSGWRLWGDSFSPVNADYYIWSTSNIGGNSWTALNQRDYTPPLNAKHGSIVGISDAEYNAMISRWGTPNWVRLKSSNLPDHVVRHSNGVGRVDAYPFDPYQDQMWRMVAGLADPAAVSFESVNRPGSFLRHSNYAIRLDPNDGSATFRADATFHRTAGLADASWTSFRSHNFPDRYLRHANYLLRIDPLGSASSASDRQDATFRITP, via the coding sequence GTGGCGATCAGTCGACGAGCACTCATCAAGGCCGTGGCCGCATCCGGCGCACTCACCGCGGCGTCGGTCACCGGCCTTCCCGGCGTGGCCTGGGCGGCGAACACCGCGTACGCGATGGCCTACTTCACCGAGACGCCGAACTTCCAGGGCGCGGACTACGGGCTGCACCTGGCGGTGAGCCGGGACGGTCTGAACTGGACGCCGTTGAACCAGAACAACCCGGTGGTTACCCCGACGCAGGGGCAGATGGGCCTGCGGGATCCGTTCGTGTTCCGCAAGCAGGACGGCAGGTTCGTCATCCTGGCCACCGATCTCAAGGGCACCAACTTCGGCCTGAACAGCCAGTACCTGCACGTGTGGGACTCGACCGACCTGACCGCTCTCACCGGCTACCGCCGGATCCGGATGCACACGCTGCCCAGCTCGCACACCTGGGCGCCCACGGCGTTCTGGGACGCCGGCCGCGGCCAGTACGGCATCGTCTACTCCTGCAACAGCGGCGGCGACGTGCTGATGGTCAACTACACAAGCGATTTCGTCACAGTCGGCCCGCAGCAGGTGTTCTTCAGCCCCGGCTTCGGGGTGCTCGACGGTGACGTCGTCGTCGACGGTGGCACCACGTACCTCTACTACAAGAACCTGTCCACCGGCCTGCTGCACGGCGCCCGCTCCTCGACCGGCGCGCCGAACAGCTTCACCACGTACACCAGTGGACTGCGGCAGGGCAACGCGATCGAGGCGCCACTGCTGGTCAAGAACAACGACGGCAGCGGCTGGCGGCTCTGGGGCGACTCGTTCAGCCCGGTCAACGCCGACTACTACATCTGGTCCACCTCGAACATCGGCGGCAACTCGTGGACCGCGCTCAACCAGCGCGACTACACGCCGCCGCTGAACGCCAAGCACGGCTCGATCGTCGGGATCAGCGACGCCGAGTACAACGCGATGATCTCCCGGTGGGGCACCCCGAACTGGGTCCGGCTCAAGTCGTCGAACCTGCCCGACCACGTGGTACGGCACAGCAACGGGGTCGGCCGCGTCGACGCGTACCCGTTCGATCCCTACCAGGACCAGATGTGGCGGATGGTGGCCGGCCTGGCCGACCCCGCCGCCGTGTCGTTCGAGTCGGTGAACCGGCCGGGCAGCTTTCTGCGGCACAGCAACTACGCCATCCGCCTCGACCCCAACGACGGGTCGGCCACGTTCCGGGCGGACGCCACCTTCCACCGCACCGCGGGACTCGCCGACGCCTCGTGGACGTCGTTCCGGTCGCACAACTTCCCGGACCGCTACCTGCGGCACGCCAACTACCTGCTGCGGATCGACCCACTCGGCTCGGCGTCGAGCGCGAGCGACCGCCAGGACGCCACCTTCCGCATCACGCCCTGA
- a CDS encoding glycoside hydrolase family 43 protein, translated as MTRRLLRRGVALFASMLCAVALTPAVAHADNPVVQTIYTADPAALVHNGRVYLYTGHDEDGSTYFTMKEWRVYSSADMVNWTDHGSPMNLATFSWASADAWAGQTVYRNGRFYWYVPVKNRATGRMAIGVGVSDSPTGPFRDAIGRPLVENGEIDPHAFVDDTGQAYLYWGNPNLWYVRLNADMVSFSGGPTQIPLTTAGFGARSGNTSRPTLYEEGPWVYKRNGTYYNVFAAECCSEFIGYSTAPGPTGPWTYRGTIMPRQGGSFTNHASIIDFNGGSYFFYHNGALPGGGGFTRSVAVEKFSYRSDGTIPTINMTSAGAPQVGTLNPYVRQEAETIAWSAGVETEPSSEGGMNVGWIENGDYIKVKGVAFGAGAGSFTARVASATAGGRIEVRLGSPTGAVAGTCVVGGTGGWQTWTTVTCPVSGATGTQDVFLRFAGGSGYLLNVNWWQFR; from the coding sequence ATGACCAGAAGACTCCTGCGACGCGGCGTCGCGCTGTTCGCGAGCATGCTCTGCGCGGTCGCGCTGACGCCTGCTGTCGCCCACGCGGACAACCCCGTCGTCCAGACCATCTACACGGCCGACCCGGCGGCGCTGGTGCACAACGGCCGGGTCTACCTCTACACCGGCCACGACGAGGACGGCTCGACCTACTTCACCATGAAGGAGTGGCGGGTCTACTCGTCGGCCGACATGGTCAACTGGACCGACCACGGCTCGCCGATGAACCTGGCCACCTTCAGCTGGGCCAGCGCCGACGCGTGGGCCGGCCAGACCGTCTACCGCAACGGCCGCTTCTACTGGTACGTCCCGGTCAAGAACCGGGCCACCGGCCGGATGGCGATCGGCGTCGGTGTCTCCGACAGCCCGACCGGCCCGTTCCGGGACGCCATCGGCCGTCCGCTGGTGGAGAACGGTGAGATCGACCCGCACGCCTTCGTCGACGACACCGGGCAGGCGTACCTGTACTGGGGCAACCCGAACCTCTGGTACGTGCGGCTGAACGCCGACATGGTGTCGTTCTCCGGCGGCCCGACCCAGATCCCGCTGACCACAGCGGGCTTCGGCGCCCGCAGCGGGAACACCAGCCGTCCCACGCTGTACGAGGAAGGGCCCTGGGTCTACAAGCGCAACGGGACCTACTACAACGTCTTCGCGGCCGAGTGCTGCTCGGAGTTCATCGGCTACTCCACTGCACCCGGCCCGACCGGTCCGTGGACCTACCGCGGCACGATCATGCCCCGCCAGGGCGGCAGCTTCACCAACCACGCCTCGATCATCGACTTCAACGGCGGCTCGTACTTCTTCTACCACAACGGCGCGCTGCCGGGCGGCGGCGGCTTCACCCGGTCCGTGGCGGTGGAGAAGTTCAGCTACCGCTCCGACGGCACCATCCCGACGATCAACATGACCAGCGCCGGCGCACCGCAGGTCGGCACGCTCAACCCGTACGTGCGCCAGGAGGCGGAGACGATCGCCTGGTCCGCCGGCGTCGAGACGGAACCGTCGAGCGAGGGCGGGATGAACGTCGGCTGGATCGAGAACGGCGACTACATCAAGGTCAAGGGCGTCGCGTTCGGCGCCGGCGCCGGCTCGTTCACCGCCCGGGTGGCCTCGGCGACGGCCGGCGGCCGGATCGAGGTGCGGCTGGGCAGCCCCACCGGCGCCGTGGCCGGCACCTGCGTCGTCGGCGGCACCGGCGGCTGGCAGACGTGGACCACGGTCACCTGCCCGGTCAGTGGCGCCACCGGCACCCAGGACGTGTTCCTGCGCTTCGCCGGCGGCAGCGGCTACCTGCTCAACGTCAACTGGTGGCAGTTCCGCTAG